TAACCGTTCACCAGCTACCCTGGTGAACGGTTACCCCGGCGCGGCTGCCGCGCCCCGCCCGGGCCTGCAGATAGTCCTCGGTCAGGAGCGCGGCGACCTTCTCGGCCACGGCGGTGGCG
The genomic region above belongs to Thermodesulfobacteriota bacterium and contains:
- a CDS encoding YlcI/YnfO family protein; this encodes MSTLSLRLPASLHRELRNLASREGVSINQFIATAVAEKVAALLTEDYLQARAGRGSRAGVTVHQGSW